Proteins from a genomic interval of Rubinisphaera italica:
- a CDS encoding efflux RND transporter periplasmic adaptor subunit, whose amino-acid sequence MKIRLPKMPMTWVWIAGLLIVAAVGGATWSRWFPAATSWVDSTVTTFRGGGETGEGETHAEDDPHAGHDHDAHAGHSEETSLELSDQALRNIGLSDETIQPIKLETFRRSITVPAVVVERPGRTRVQVATPMTGVITHVHAVQGEAVEPGTLLFQIRLTHEDLVNAQTEFVKTLGELEVEEKEITRLKEVTRSGAVPGKLLLDREYARDKLTALLRAQREALRLHGLSNNQVDQIASERRLLRELQIFAPSIDSHGEEELKLTRRTINQASYQQPIPQAHTGPLILQQLDVYKGQSVNAGDTLSILTDYDELFIEGMAFEQDVSQLRQASEQEWTVDAIFQQPGAETQVVEGLDIAYLANTIDTDSRTLHFYVRLPNQVTKDRRDQGNRYVEWKYLPGQRLQLRVPVEQWPDQIVVPVDAVSREGAESFVFQQNGDHFDRVPVHVKYRDQFSAVIDNDGSLFPGDVVALRGAHQMQMALKNKAGGGVDPHAGHNH is encoded by the coding sequence ATGAAGATACGTTTACCTAAAATGCCAATGACATGGGTCTGGATCGCTGGGCTCCTGATCGTCGCAGCTGTCGGCGGCGCGACGTGGAGCCGCTGGTTCCCGGCAGCCACATCATGGGTCGATAGCACGGTCACTACGTTCCGTGGCGGTGGTGAAACAGGTGAGGGGGAAACTCACGCCGAGGATGACCCACATGCTGGCCATGACCACGATGCTCACGCCGGACACAGCGAAGAGACATCGTTGGAGTTGTCGGATCAGGCACTGCGAAACATCGGCCTGTCGGACGAGACCATTCAGCCGATCAAGCTGGAAACTTTCCGTAGGTCGATCACGGTTCCGGCCGTTGTGGTGGAGCGCCCCGGTCGTACTCGTGTTCAAGTTGCGACACCGATGACCGGTGTCATCACTCACGTTCATGCCGTGCAAGGAGAAGCCGTTGAACCAGGCACATTGCTTTTTCAAATTCGCCTCACGCACGAAGACCTTGTCAATGCTCAGACAGAGTTCGTCAAAACGCTGGGTGAATTGGAAGTCGAAGAAAAAGAGATCACTCGCCTAAAGGAAGTCACACGCAGCGGGGCTGTCCCGGGAAAACTCTTGCTGGATCGTGAATATGCCCGCGACAAATTAACCGCATTACTGCGTGCTCAGCGTGAAGCGTTGCGTTTACATGGACTCTCGAACAACCAGGTAGACCAGATAGCCAGTGAACGAAGACTATTGCGGGAATTGCAAATCTTCGCCCCATCGATTGACAGCCACGGTGAAGAAGAGCTGAAGCTGACGCGACGAACCATCAATCAGGCAAGTTACCAGCAACCCATACCGCAGGCTCACACAGGCCCCCTGATCCTTCAGCAGCTGGACGTTTACAAAGGTCAATCGGTCAACGCAGGTGACACGCTAAGCATTCTCACCGACTACGACGAACTCTTCATCGAAGGGATGGCTTTTGAGCAGGACGTGAGCCAGCTTCGGCAAGCATCTGAACAGGAATGGACGGTCGATGCCATCTTTCAGCAACCTGGGGCGGAAACACAGGTCGTCGAGGGATTAGACATCGCCTACCTCGCCAACACAATTGATACTGATTCGCGCACGCTGCACTTTTATGTCCGTTTGCCTAATCAAGTCACGAAGGATCGCCGTGACCAGGGCAATCGGTATGTGGAATGGAAATACCTGCCGGGACAGCGACTTCAACTCCGCGTGCCGGTCGAACAGTGGCCCGATCAGATTGTCGTTCCCGTTGATGCGGTCTCACGCGAAGGAGCGGAATCGTTCGTGTTTCAGCAGAACGGCGACCACTTCGATCGCGTGCCTGTTCACGTCAAGTACCGCGACCAGTTTTCTGCAGTGATTGACAACGATGGTTCGCTGTTTCCTGGTGATGTCGTTGCGCTGCGTGGTGCTCATCAAATGCAAATGGCCCTCAAGAATAAGGCTGGCGGCGGAGTTGATCCGCATGCTGGTCACAACCACTAG
- a CDS encoding TolC family protein — MCFLNQNVVLALSTVLLLNAGCSVSRYHAASTNSAVPGDSLSYNTQTPNEISEPKQRDASPPLQTVAYQNEEAAELDEVSQEDSVQLAIPIEAEEIVSSEVGLTLEEIEQLALANNPAIQQARAASARAGGIRTQVGLKPNPTIGYFGEEIGNEGAGGLHGAFVSQTFVRGDKLAWNRQVIGHDINAMNWQIETQRQRVRTDIRLAFYDALAAQKRLELARDFRSVAREGVTISEERIDALVGTRPDVLQSEIQLNEVDLSIQQAEFELAAALNELAALAGVSDLGTTRLVGELNAAFDSRNAEAELAKIMARSPQLSAAQARVDRARTNLRRQKVQPVPNVTAQFGVGRDDATGDAFANVQVGLPIPVYNKNQGNIRAAYAEYCAATQNVKRIQQRIQRELALVMKEYNIAQATVRQYEALILPKAEETLKLMQEARDAGEFDFLRVLTTRRAYFDANLNYVAAMARLAQANAKIDGLLLTGGLSNVVTYDVGDDLRGQALSGQ, encoded by the coding sequence ATGTGTTTCCTTAATCAGAATGTCGTGCTCGCATTATCCACGGTGTTGCTTCTGAACGCTGGCTGTTCAGTGTCGCGGTATCATGCTGCCAGTACTAATTCCGCAGTGCCAGGTGATTCCCTGTCTTACAATACTCAGACGCCTAATGAGATCTCGGAACCTAAACAACGCGATGCGTCACCACCGTTACAAACGGTCGCGTATCAGAATGAGGAAGCAGCCGAATTGGATGAGGTTTCTCAGGAAGATTCCGTTCAGTTGGCCATCCCCATTGAAGCTGAGGAAATCGTTTCCAGTGAAGTGGGATTGACGCTTGAAGAGATTGAACAGTTGGCATTGGCAAACAATCCGGCGATTCAACAGGCCCGTGCTGCCTCCGCTCGCGCCGGTGGGATCCGGACTCAGGTGGGACTCAAGCCAAACCCGACCATCGGCTATTTCGGTGAAGAGATCGGCAACGAGGGAGCAGGTGGATTGCACGGTGCCTTCGTATCACAAACCTTCGTGCGAGGCGACAAACTCGCGTGGAATCGGCAGGTCATCGGACACGATATCAACGCGATGAATTGGCAGATCGAAACGCAGCGGCAACGCGTACGGACGGACATTCGACTGGCGTTCTATGATGCGTTGGCCGCACAGAAGCGACTTGAACTCGCTCGCGATTTTCGTAGCGTTGCCAGGGAAGGCGTGACGATCTCTGAGGAGCGGATTGATGCCCTGGTCGGCACACGACCGGACGTGTTGCAGTCAGAGATTCAGCTCAACGAAGTCGATCTTTCGATTCAACAGGCTGAGTTCGAGCTAGCTGCGGCTCTGAATGAGTTGGCTGCATTAGCGGGTGTTTCCGACCTTGGAACAACACGATTGGTTGGTGAACTGAATGCAGCGTTCGATTCGCGTAATGCGGAAGCTGAGCTTGCAAAAATAATGGCGAGGAGTCCACAGTTATCTGCCGCTCAAGCACGTGTCGACCGAGCAAGGACAAATCTTCGACGGCAGAAAGTTCAACCTGTCCCGAACGTCACAGCGCAATTTGGGGTTGGACGAGACGACGCAACTGGTGACGCATTTGCCAACGTGCAAGTCGGTTTGCCGATACCGGTCTACAATAAGAATCAAGGCAACATTCGAGCTGCCTATGCGGAATACTGCGCGGCGACACAGAACGTTAAACGGATTCAACAACGCATCCAGCGAGAACTTGCTCTGGTCATGAAAGAGTACAACATCGCACAAGCGACGGTGCGACAATACGAAGCACTGATTCTTCCGAAGGCTGAGGAAACACTGAAACTCATGCAGGAAGCTCGCGACGCCGGAGAGTTTGACTTCCTGCGAGTGCTGACGACTCGCCGGGCTTACTTCGATGCCAATCTCAATTATGTTGCCGCGATGGCCCGACTCGCTCAAGCGAACGCCAAAATCGACGGGCTGTTGCTGACTGGCGGCTTGTCGAATGTCGTCACCTATGATGTTGGCGACGACTTGCGAGGACAAGCTCTGAGTGGTCAATAG
- a CDS encoding cation transporter → MTDDCGCEFDAVNDQQRSTLRIVLAINATMFIAEVIAGLLAGSTGLLADSLDMLADASVYAISLYAIGRGSGIRLKAATASGVLQIVLGFGILIEAARRFFGDGEPIGFAMMVVGGVALVANAICLKMISKHKRGDVNFRASYIFSANDVIANIGVIISGALVLWTGSQVPDLVTGILIATVVLKGGIRILAETKQESGHQETDEKRG, encoded by the coding sequence ATGACCGACGACTGTGGATGCGAATTTGACGCGGTGAATGATCAGCAACGATCGACCCTGCGCATCGTGTTGGCGATCAACGCGACGATGTTTATTGCAGAAGTGATTGCGGGGTTACTTGCCGGTTCGACCGGGTTGCTTGCCGACTCGCTCGACATGCTGGCCGATGCCAGCGTCTACGCGATCAGTTTGTACGCCATCGGCAGGGGATCAGGCATCCGTCTCAAAGCCGCGACCGCAAGTGGCGTGCTACAAATTGTACTCGGCTTTGGGATCCTGATCGAAGCCGCTCGCCGTTTCTTCGGAGACGGTGAGCCAATCGGTTTTGCGATGATGGTAGTCGGCGGGGTGGCCCTCGTCGCGAATGCGATCTGCTTGAAGATGATCTCCAAACACAAAAGAGGTGACGTCAATTTTCGCGCCTCGTACATCTTCTCGGCGAACGATGTCATCGCAAACATCGGTGTCATCATCTCGGGAGCATTGGTCTTGTGGACAGGGTCACAAGTTCCCGACTTAGTCACCGGTATTCTCATTGCTACGGTCGTTCTTAAGGGCGGCATCAGGATACTCGCCGAGACAAAGCAGGAATCTGGTCATCAGGAAACGGATGAAAAAAGAGGATAA
- a CDS encoding RND transporter, with amino-acid sequence MRLIYGMMFVAMLGFTTVGMTGCSSNTDTVGTEEHEDHDHESEEHASHDHSGWWCVEHGVPEKECALCMTSLVADFKAKGDWCEEHSRPESQCFECHPENFEKFAARYEAKFGEQPPKPTE; translated from the coding sequence ATGCGTTTGATTTATGGAATGATGTTTGTGGCGATGCTCGGATTCACAACGGTCGGCATGACCGGCTGTAGTTCCAATACCGATACGGTGGGTACCGAAGAACACGAGGACCACGATCACGAAAGCGAAGAACACGCCTCGCACGATCACAGTGGTTGGTGGTGCGTTGAACATGGTGTCCCTGAAAAGGAATGTGCGTTGTGTATGACGTCCCTGGTCGCCGACTTCAAAGCGAAAGGCGACTGGTGCGAAGAACACAGCCGACCTGAATCGCAGTGCTTTGAATGTCACCCGGAGAACTTCGAGAAATTCGCGGCGCGCTACGAAGCGAAGTTCGGTGAACAACCACCGAAACCGACGGAGTAG
- a CDS encoding efflux RND transporter permease subunit, whose amino-acid sequence MLTRLIELSLHHRFAVLLGVVVLIAGGGYALSQLDVDAFPDTTPIMVQVNTTAPALSPEEIERQITYPIEQSLSGLPSLENIRSVSKYGFSQVVVTFEDGTDIYFARQVVGERLATVELPRGVGRPKMGPVATGLGEVFHYVLTYPGVDFNKLPDAERTRMLTELRTTHDWVVKPQLRTVAGTAEINSWGGYEKQFQVRIDPTGLVSRDLTFSEVVDALQENNRNVGGGNVDRMGEMLLVQGLGRTTDIPQIENIVIKAIDGVPVRIRDVASVEIGHEIRRGAVTADGNGEAVMGLGFMLMGENTHQYTDALKRKVKEIEANLPPGMTLVTMYDRTELVDSVIDTVRKNLFEGGLLVIAVLFVFLGNLRAGLIVALAIPLSMLFAFSGMWRFAISASLLSLGAIDFGLVVDSSVVMVENCVRHLSQANPLNRSRLERIRDAAVEVRGPTMFGELIIMIVYLPILTLEGIEGKMFRPMALTVIFALAGSMLLSMTLMPVLASLFLPKKMSHREPLLVRILKRLYRPVLHFTMHQKIAIIGFALAVLVVAFGMIAPNLGTEFMPQLSEGSVAINVVRLAGTQLDESMRFNTQMEKALIEEFPDEVAHVWSRIGSAEIATDPMGLELTDVFITLKPRKEWQKATTQAELTALFERKLRTLPGQRLAYTQPIKLRMDELGTGSRSDIAIKLYGDDLETLAAKATEIERVLLDVPGSADVGATQLTGQPMLQVKIKQDEIARYGVPASSVLDLVEAVGNRPVGDVFQGQLRFPLTVRLPDEYRNDPEKIASIPVTTPRGEQIPLGRLAEVNFTDGPSQISREWGQRRVTVSVNVRGRDVGSFVAEAEQKIADQVILPSARYYIEFGGQFEHMIQARQRLMIVVPVALVLIFTLLYVTYGNAIDTVRVFTGIPFAWTGGVIALWLRDMPFSISAAVGFVALSGVAVLDDMLLVSTIRQLRQRGYDLEAAVEQAALIRLRPVLMTTLVAALGFVPMAFSTGMGAEVQRPLATVVIGGVISAMVMSLLVLRVLYMIFQSPLGSADEIAHDDETPQKLNGEQIESEMFSESSTQRQLDRSGTDAR is encoded by the coding sequence ATGCTCACACGCTTGATTGAACTCTCGTTGCACCATCGCTTCGCCGTATTGCTCGGCGTGGTGGTCCTGATTGCCGGGGGTGGCTACGCGCTCAGCCAGTTGGATGTCGATGCTTTTCCCGATACGACGCCCATCATGGTCCAAGTCAACACGACTGCACCGGCTTTGTCTCCGGAAGAAATCGAACGGCAGATCACGTATCCAATCGAACAATCTCTCAGTGGTCTTCCCTCACTCGAAAACATTCGTTCGGTCTCGAAGTATGGCTTCTCGCAGGTCGTCGTGACGTTCGAGGACGGGACAGATATTTACTTCGCTCGTCAGGTCGTCGGCGAGCGACTGGCGACAGTTGAACTCCCCAGAGGTGTGGGCCGACCAAAGATGGGACCGGTTGCCACGGGTCTCGGAGAAGTCTTTCACTACGTGTTGACCTATCCCGGCGTGGACTTCAACAAGCTTCCGGACGCAGAACGAACACGGATGTTGACGGAACTTCGCACGACGCACGACTGGGTTGTCAAACCGCAGTTGCGAACGGTTGCCGGGACCGCAGAAATCAACAGTTGGGGTGGCTATGAAAAACAGTTTCAGGTTCGCATTGATCCGACCGGGTTAGTTTCGCGCGATCTCACCTTCAGCGAAGTCGTCGACGCTCTGCAGGAAAACAATCGCAACGTTGGCGGCGGCAATGTTGATCGTATGGGCGAAATGCTGCTGGTTCAGGGGCTCGGACGGACGACTGACATTCCGCAAATTGAGAACATCGTGATCAAAGCGATCGATGGTGTGCCGGTACGAATTCGCGATGTTGCGAGTGTGGAAATTGGTCATGAAATACGACGTGGTGCGGTCACGGCAGATGGCAACGGCGAAGCGGTAATGGGGCTCGGCTTCATGCTGATGGGTGAGAACACGCATCAATATACGGATGCCCTGAAGCGGAAGGTCAAAGAAATTGAAGCCAATCTGCCTCCGGGGATGACGCTGGTCACAATGTACGACCGCACAGAACTTGTCGACTCTGTCATCGATACCGTTCGCAAGAATCTGTTTGAAGGGGGACTACTCGTCATCGCCGTACTGTTTGTCTTCCTCGGCAATTTGCGAGCTGGATTGATTGTCGCACTGGCAATTCCACTTTCGATGTTGTTCGCGTTCAGCGGTATGTGGCGATTCGCTATTTCGGCCAGTCTACTGAGTCTGGGCGCCATCGACTTCGGACTCGTCGTTGATAGCTCGGTCGTGATGGTCGAGAACTGCGTACGGCATTTGTCGCAGGCCAATCCGCTGAATCGAAGTCGACTGGAACGTATTCGCGACGCGGCGGTAGAAGTCCGCGGTCCAACGATGTTCGGCGAACTGATCATCATGATCGTTTATCTGCCGATCCTCACGCTGGAAGGCATTGAGGGCAAGATGTTCCGTCCGATGGCACTCACCGTCATCTTTGCGTTGGCCGGGTCGATGCTGCTTTCGATGACCCTGATGCCGGTATTGGCCAGCTTGTTTCTACCGAAAAAGATGAGCCATCGCGAGCCGCTGCTGGTTCGGATACTCAAGCGGCTTTATCGCCCCGTGCTGCACTTCACGATGCACCAGAAGATCGCGATCATCGGTTTCGCATTGGCTGTTCTGGTAGTCGCCTTCGGGATGATTGCTCCCAATCTCGGCACAGAGTTTATGCCTCAGCTTTCGGAAGGTTCTGTGGCGATCAACGTGGTTCGTTTGGCTGGAACTCAGCTTGATGAATCGATGCGGTTCAACACGCAGATGGAAAAGGCTCTGATTGAAGAATTTCCGGATGAGGTCGCTCATGTGTGGAGTCGCATCGGTTCGGCTGAAATTGCTACGGACCCGATGGGGCTGGAACTGACCGATGTTTTCATCACGCTCAAGCCCCGAAAGGAATGGCAGAAAGCAACTACGCAAGCTGAACTGACGGCGTTGTTCGAGAGGAAATTGCGAACGCTGCCCGGCCAACGACTGGCCTATACACAGCCGATCAAACTGCGAATGGATGAACTGGGGACCGGCAGTCGCAGCGATATCGCCATTAAGCTTTACGGTGACGATCTGGAGACGCTCGCTGCCAAAGCAACCGAGATCGAACGTGTGCTGTTGGACGTGCCCGGCTCGGCTGATGTGGGAGCGACGCAGTTGACCGGCCAGCCGATGCTGCAAGTCAAGATAAAACAGGACGAAATCGCCCGTTACGGTGTGCCTGCTTCCAGCGTGTTGGATTTGGTAGAGGCTGTGGGCAATCGTCCGGTTGGCGATGTCTTTCAGGGGCAGCTTCGTTTTCCACTGACGGTGAGACTTCCCGACGAGTATCGAAATGATCCCGAAAAGATCGCCTCCATTCCTGTGACCACTCCGCGGGGAGAACAGATTCCGCTGGGGCGATTGGCAGAAGTGAACTTCACCGATGGTCCCTCTCAAATTTCCCGGGAATGGGGACAGCGACGAGTGACCGTGTCGGTCAACGTTCGCGGTCGTGATGTTGGCAGTTTTGTTGCGGAAGCAGAACAAAAGATCGCCGATCAGGTCATTTTGCCTTCGGCCAGATACTACATCGAATTTGGCGGACAGTTTGAGCACATGATTCAAGCCAGGCAGCGGCTGATGATCGTGGTGCCGGTGGCACTCGTCCTCATCTTCACACTGCTGTATGTGACTTACGGAAACGCAATCGATACCGTGCGCGTTTTCACCGGTATCCCGTTTGCCTGGACAGGCGGTGTGATCGCTCTGTGGTTGCGGGACATGCCGTTTTCAATTTCAGCAGCGGTTGGCTTTGTGGCATTATCCGGCGTTGCGGTGCTGGATGACATGCTGCTGGTCTCCACGATTCGACAGCTACGACAGCGCGGTTATGACCTGGAAGCCGCTGTCGAACAGGCCGCATTGATCCGACTTCGTCCCGTATTGATGACAACGCTCGTGGCGGCGCTCGGCTTTGTTCCGATGGCCTTCAGTACTGGCATGGGTGCCGAAGTGCAGCGACCCCTCGCAACCGTCGTCATTGGTGGCGTCATTAGTGCGATGGTGATGTCGCTGCTGGTCCTGCGTGTGCTGTACATGATTTTTCAAAGTCCATTAGGTTCTGCGGATGAAATCGCTCACGACGACGAGACCCCGCAGAAGCTCAATGGCGAACAAATTGAGAGTGAGATGTTCAGCGAGAGTTCCACTCAAAGGCAACTGGATCGTTCCGGTACCGACGCTCGCTGA
- a CDS encoding efflux RND transporter periplasmic adaptor subunit, with protein MSEVLTSPKIPAESLPSKPSVKSQTVPKENHAQTGKRPQQSRLWRVAASVMSWIPSVVVVAGLGGLAWYGHHNDWKLPSLAATASPEANAPAWCDSHGVPEEECINCVPGLIEDPPKLTFCDVHGIHGCVLHDPSLAETKSPVEVVASDLERAERALAVRPRRENLSLSQLPGSRIQFASVDAMQSAGVDVEPVQRQPVVESVATAGEIRYDATKTAQVSPPADGIVKQVLVNVGDWVQAGQVLAIVDSEKVGRLKSELLSALSDERLKQDTVRRIEPLANRNVIPGKRLLESQTELQQATSLVEKTVRSLDNLGLSVDLEQLRSMQSNEARAAVRKLGTEKIEERGGSDNLIAVVAPLTGRVVDRETVVGEVVDRGSQMFRLSDTRTVWLDLRVPAEEASLAEIGQEVRYLPDGQTAEHRGKVIWISSDVDRETRTVRVRAELANSDGELRNESFGTGEIILRDESDAIVVPESSVQWDGENTLVFVRDARFFEKDRPKFFVARSVRVGVTQDGFTEIIAGVLPGEVVASSGSDVLRAQLLKNNLGAGCTCGH; from the coding sequence ATGTCAGAAGTCCTCACTTCGCCGAAGATCCCGGCAGAATCTCTGCCATCAAAACCGTCCGTTAAATCGCAGACAGTTCCTAAAGAGAACCATGCCCAAACCGGCAAGCGTCCTCAGCAGTCGCGTTTGTGGCGAGTCGCTGCCTCCGTGATGTCGTGGATACCATCGGTGGTTGTTGTCGCCGGGTTGGGTGGGCTGGCGTGGTATGGTCATCACAACGATTGGAAGCTGCCGAGCTTGGCGGCAACGGCATCACCGGAAGCCAATGCTCCGGCGTGGTGCGACAGTCATGGTGTGCCGGAAGAAGAGTGCATCAACTGTGTGCCGGGACTGATCGAAGACCCACCAAAGCTGACATTCTGCGACGTCCATGGCATTCACGGTTGTGTGCTGCATGATCCTTCGCTGGCGGAAACGAAGTCGCCTGTCGAAGTCGTTGCCAGTGATCTGGAGCGAGCGGAGCGTGCGTTGGCCGTTCGACCTCGGCGAGAGAACCTCTCGCTCAGCCAGTTACCCGGTTCGCGAATTCAGTTTGCTTCCGTCGATGCCATGCAGAGTGCTGGTGTTGACGTTGAACCTGTGCAGCGGCAACCAGTCGTTGAAAGTGTCGCGACCGCTGGCGAGATTCGCTACGACGCGACGAAGACCGCTCAGGTTTCACCGCCTGCTGATGGCATCGTCAAGCAGGTCCTGGTGAATGTCGGTGATTGGGTTCAAGCGGGGCAGGTCTTGGCAATCGTTGACTCCGAGAAAGTCGGGCGGCTCAAGTCGGAACTTTTGTCCGCTCTATCGGACGAGCGTCTCAAGCAGGATACCGTTCGTCGCATAGAACCGCTTGCGAACCGAAACGTGATTCCTGGGAAGCGTTTACTGGAAAGCCAGACCGAGCTCCAGCAGGCCACGTCGCTGGTGGAGAAGACTGTACGTTCCCTCGACAATCTTGGTTTGTCCGTTGACCTGGAACAACTGCGTTCAATGCAATCCAACGAGGCCAGGGCAGCCGTTCGTAAGCTGGGTACGGAAAAAATCGAAGAGCGAGGCGGAAGTGACAACCTGATTGCGGTGGTTGCTCCTTTGACTGGCCGCGTTGTCGATCGCGAAACGGTGGTCGGCGAAGTCGTCGACCGTGGATCGCAGATGTTTCGGCTCTCGGATACACGGACTGTGTGGCTGGACCTCCGCGTTCCGGCGGAAGAGGCATCGCTGGCCGAAATTGGACAGGAGGTTCGTTATCTGCCAGACGGGCAAACTGCTGAGCATCGCGGCAAGGTCATTTGGATCAGCTCTGATGTTGATCGGGAAACGCGTACCGTCCGGGTCCGTGCCGAATTAGCCAACTCGGATGGTGAACTTCGCAATGAATCTTTCGGGACAGGGGAGATTATTCTTCGTGACGAAAGCGATGCGATCGTGGTTCCGGAGTCGTCCGTTCAATGGGATGGCGAAAACACGCTGGTGTTTGTTCGCGATGCCCGTTTTTTTGAGAAAGATCGACCGAAGTTCTTTGTTGCTCGGTCGGTTCGCGTGGGGGTCACACAGGACGGATTTACGGAAATCATCGCGGGCGTGTTGCCGGGTGAAGTCGTGGCCAGCAGCGGCAGTGATGTCCTGCGGGCCCAGTTGCTGAAAAACAACCTGGGTGCGGGCTGCACCTGTGGTCACTGA
- a CDS encoding ThiF family adenylyltransferase codes for MTDFPSTSVSRFVRQQEIIPRDRLSQLSVTIIGVGAIGRQVALQLAAIGSPRIQLVDFDHVDTTNVTTQGYLAEDIGQPKVVATEDAIHRLDSSIEVNSLEDRYRPKQNVGDAVFCCVDSISARSAIWRTVKHQCQFWCDGRMLGETLRALVAADEVSREHYNSTLFPQSDAQTGSCTSRSTIYAASIAAGLMVHQFTRWLRDYPVDFDTSLNLLAGEWHVQ; via the coding sequence ATGACTGATTTTCCGTCAACTTCCGTGAGTCGGTTCGTTCGCCAGCAGGAAATCATTCCTCGCGATCGACTCTCCCAACTTTCGGTAACGATCATTGGCGTGGGAGCCATCGGACGCCAGGTTGCATTACAACTCGCCGCGATCGGATCGCCTCGTATTCAATTGGTTGATTTTGATCACGTTGATACAACCAATGTCACAACGCAGGGATACCTGGCTGAAGACATTGGTCAGCCGAAAGTCGTCGCAACCGAAGACGCAATTCACCGACTCGATTCTTCCATCGAAGTCAATTCTCTTGAAGATCGCTATCGGCCCAAGCAAAATGTCGGAGACGCCGTATTCTGTTGTGTGGATTCGATCTCGGCACGTTCTGCCATCTGGCGCACCGTCAAACATCAATGCCAATTCTGGTGCGACGGCCGCATGCTCGGCGAGACACTCCGTGCCTTGGTGGCTGCCGATGAGGTTTCCCGCGAGCATTACAACTCGACCCTGTTCCCGCAATCCGATGCTCAAACCGGAAGCTGCACATCTCGCAGCACGATCTACGCGGCCAGCATTGCCGCAGGTTTGATGGTCCACCAATTCACGCGCTGGCTACGCGACTATCCAGTCGACTTCGATACATCGCTCAACCTGTTGGCCGGAGAATGGCACGTCCAGTGA
- a CDS encoding MoaD/ThiS family protein has protein sequence MKVLVINNHGGGFADYLEVADGTTVAKLFEEQTGGKDPENYLIRVNRQPCPQDQVLQDGDRISFTPTKIEGAIA, from the coding sequence ATGAAAGTACTCGTGATCAATAACCACGGCGGCGGATTCGCCGACTATCTCGAAGTGGCAGACGGAACCACAGTTGCCAAACTGTTCGAGGAACAAACGGGTGGCAAGGATCCCGAAAATTACTTGATTCGTGTCAATCGACAGCCTTGTCCACAAGATCAAGTGCTACAGGATGGGGACAGAATTTCATTCACTCCCACCAAAATCGAAGGAGCGATCGCCTGA
- a CDS encoding helix-turn-helix domain-containing protein: MAKRADILVRFGKRVRELRTEQGYSQESFAHACELDRTYMGGIERGERNVALRNIERIAGTLGVSIAELTDGV, encoded by the coding sequence ATGGCAAAACGAGCAGACATTTTGGTGCGATTCGGCAAGCGAGTCCGAGAATTGCGGACTGAGCAGGGCTATTCGCAGGAAAGCTTTGCCCACGCCTGCGAACTCGATCGCACTTATATGGGAGGAATTGAACGGGGAGAACGGAACGTCGCCTTGCGAAATATCGAGCGGATTGCCGGCACGCTGGGGGTCAGCATTGCGGAGCTAACAGACGGCGTTTGA